The nucleotide sequence atgggatattgtacaaaaaccaacatatattttgttaatcgttaaaacatagtttgataggttattttcataatccaaagcatagttttaatatgttattttcaaaccaaaacatagtttaatatgttatttacaaatccaaagtatacttttgatatacaactgaaaacttatttattttaccaactaaagtatggttaatatactatttacttaatgactggtttttggttagtgtttagataacgggacgggtgtaatgtgatgaaaacatggtagatacgccgctggtacttcttatatataagtgttttcatcacattacataccgtggcgctatttagtacacttgggttaacgattttggaactaaaatatattttaatatattacttattcgactttcttaaatccaaggtatattttcaaatatactatgaacctttttatcaaaatattgtttttcaacaatatatatatatatatatatatatatacacacatatatacaaactcatttttacctaattatttatttatacattttTTATATCAACTGTTTTCTTATCGATTTTtttatgatttacaaaacaaaagcattttacaaggatcatgactacttttattaaaaccttttctttaaacttataagtcatgaatcctaaatcaataaaacctatgtatctcacaggcatttttatgctgacgtacctatttttacacatgtttcaggtgctgctttgtgatgattgatgatatatgctatacttaggatggactcgtgccttagcgactttaaaacttgaaagataatagttgtacttatttgattgtattaaaacaatgatttcatttattcaataaaatgaaactatttaatccatggttgtgaaacaatgattctgttacaacactccccgacatttccgtcacgttttgttgttttacgtggttggggtgtgacagaaaagttggtattagagccaatggttatagggaattaggttattagtaatgctttgacctagactataaccttcctaggaccctaacacaagttatcttgtgtttagtcttaaaacaataccgtcacttatccttaggtgacaaccacaataagagcacaaattttgaatccgctttgaaaactaatcgtctgttctaggatgattgattactaggttttgaaccttcaaagttttcaaaacctcgtcaaagtttggtctgaataatgtgaacacgtgcaaactggaagggtgggtgccggtaccctgggtcttctgtctaaggctagagtgttcgtacaaatccgcagtatcgaaccagtcactcttacctgggaactcttggggtgagtgtccacttataggcgagcatgtcttcacgatacattatattgacccattcattttgattagtcaccgtctcatttgtttgccttaggaaacaaacaaatgatcgcaatgtTATGCATTGTTATTTTGTTTTCATTTCCCTTGTTTCCTCCCATGTCTCCCATTTTCTTCAtggtgcctcttcatcgcaacaacaatgTCCGAACTAGGTGCTGCAATTGTCCATCAATTAGGCGTCGTACTACCAGAAGGCcattgatttagctatcaccgtgactcgtctcagggatgaagccatacaagggaaccgctccttggagcaatcaatgccaccgtcatcatccgaataaaataccttgtttcaaatgtacccacggtggacgatggggacatttggttaacatgtgccgctatgcaatccaaagcaaagctgttacaaatcctgctgctgctcaaccttcaaattctgcttcatatgtggccttggcatatctagcacctcaacctcataaactttctccCTTGTGTATCGaattaagcacgcctagtgcaaggtatCGAAatacctctcgttacacaaattccaaaatccatgtaggatATTCTTATTAGATCTTTGTGGATGATTATCACTCAAATcagagcccttaattgaattattcgtatgccttaatacgtatattacgattcaataaggataaatccgaattcctattaaagatctttctatctccatagttagattcttatgtttaaagtgccaaatgaaatccacgaattggattcctggtgtgctttaaatatccgtgtccaaagataacaaattgataatcaagttaatcaattatgtgattatgtgcttatgtgttttcttatatgttttgtgtttttatgtgatccatccaaatcctcaaagaatcttccatatctcatatgagggattcatagtaggatatctaaaggtactatcttaaatccttaatggacttcaacgttgtagttaagtcccatgggttataaagtactattctataattggatcccttgagtggtctagttaagcagattgatttgaaaatctggttagaaatatcatgtgatgatatagttcaaaagatcccttaagtggtctatttaaggagatcgtacgacggtctagttaaaaaaaatcatgtgttaatctagttaaaaagatcattcaggtgctgctttgtgatgattgatgatatatgctacacttaggatggactcgtgccttagcgactttaaaacttgaaagataatagttgtacttatttgattgtatgtcCAAACATCACATGCCAGCAGATGTGGTCACCATCATAGGTACTCAAGATATTGTGTCTGGAGAGGTGGATAGATAGGACTAAGGGAATAATCTTGTTTGGTTCGGTAATGGAATCAATAGTTTGCCCGAACAGGACCCTAGCTTTATTGCGAGCCAAAAATCTTGATCAATTTCCCTTCCATAGCAATCGTTGTGGCATGAACTCATTTCTGCCTTTCCTCACCCCGCCCTACCTTGTAACGGAGACTAATGGGTTGAAGGCGGTGAGGCATGGTCAGAGTGTAGGTTCGAATCCTGCCACCTTTCTTGTGGATCATCCTGAAACCACAGGATGATGGGAATAACAAAGCATCAATTTTGAAATGAGCAAGTCAATATATGAATTGTTTCATTATTCGTTATTTCCGGGTCTTTTCATTGCATTCACTTACAACAAGAAAGAACCACCAGTGTTTGGTGCAGCACCTGCATTTTGGTGCATTCTTGTTTCTTTCCTTGGTCTTCCGTTCCGTCATATTCCTAATAACTTATCCAATGACAACAAATTAACCGCAAGTGCACCTTTCTTTTATCAAATCTCAGGGACATGGTCTAATCATGAGGGTAGTATTTTATCATGGTGTCGGATCCTAAGTTTTTATGGATTCCTTCTTTGTTACCGGGGTCGACCCCAAAGCCATAATGTCTCAAAACGAGGAGGCCATAGAGAAAGTCTTTTTTATTCCTTTGTCTCGAACTTCGTGAAGAACTCCATTCTATCTCTCCCTAGTTACGAACAAAAAACTGGGGCTACGACCCAGTTGTACACTCCCTTGGTTCTACGAACCCTTGTTGATTCTGAACTTCGATCGCGAAGGCACCGGACTTTTGACGGGCCAGCCCTTTTTTATGCGCCGTTTTCCCAAATAAGCTTTGCTCCTCTGGGTGCTAGGCGCTTCCGTGGTTCGCGAGAAGGAAAAAGGACTCATCCTTTGTTGCATCTGGCGCGAGATGATAAAGAGAGAGCTTCGTCTATCGATGAACAGCGGATTGACGGAGCTCTTGGCATTGCTTTGTTTTTCTCTGCTTTCCTATCGGCGAGTTCCGACCCTTTTGTTCGAAATTTCTTCGTTCGTACCGATCCGCTTGCAGAATCAAATCCTGTTCCACAAGATCCTGTATCAGCTATACATCCTCCTTGCATTTATGCCGGAGACGTCGCCAGTGCTATGGGCTTTGGCTTATGTAGATCAAAAATGATGAATGGGATTGTGGCACTCCACTCGCTGCCAATGCGGAAGAATGACGCCGAAAAGAATGGAAGGCTCTTTCGCTCTGCTGGATGCGTCGGATCCCGTATAAGAAGCAACCTCTTTACCCTCAAATTCAAACATGTGGGCGCAAAAGGCTATCCTTCTCTATTGTTACGTAGCAATAGAAGCCTGCGTATGTTGCTTCGGCGACGTTTCGCCTTCTCTTCGCTCTGGACAGGAGCGCCAGTGGACACGGGGAGGGAGCAGACGAAGCGTGTCGTTCGTAATGGAAAGAAAGAGACCACTACTTCGCTTTTTTGTTGGATCGCAGGCGCGAACACAGTGGTCTCTGACCAGGACCAGTAACCAATTCGAATTTTGATCTTGACATGTCGGTGGTTTTTAACCATAGGCATTTTGCTAGGAAGTTGGTGGGCTCATCATGAATTAGGTCGGGGTGGCTGGTCGTTTCGGGATCCCGTGGAAAATGCTTCTTTTATGCCTCGGGTATTAGCTACAGCTCGTATTCATTCAGTAATTCTACCCCTTCTTCATTCTTGGACCTCGTTTATGAATATTGTGACTTTTCCATGCTATGTCTCAGGAACCTTTTCAATACGGTCCGGATTGCTAGCTCCCATGCATAATTTTGCTACAGATGATACACGAGGAATCTTTTTATGGTGGTTCTTCCTTCTAATGACTGGCATATCTATGATTATTTTCTCCCAGATGAAGCAGCAGGCATCGGTCCATAGAACCTATAAAAAAGAGATGGTTGTGGCGCGAAGTACTCTTGTGCACCTACGTCACTCGGCTTGCGCGCAACCCCGCCCCGTTATGTAATAGAATAATTGAGCTTCTTGCTGGGGACATAGGAGTTTTCtaacttgtaaaccctaatgCTCTCTCTCTAGCAGGCGATTTTGTTTCTCTTTGAATCCTTGATTTTTTTGTGATCTTgatgtataacagtctgtgatcaGGGTTTGATTTATCAAGCAACTGTAACGAACTAGTTAGCATCTCCTAATCGATTACTCTAGGATTTTTCTTGTTCTTGTTCGCCGACTTTAGTCTGAAAATCAGATCTGATTGAATAGAGTCTTGGGTCTTTCGGTCCTACTGGTAAGGCAGTAACCTTGATTGATCGGATTCGCTATTTGATTTCGTGATGATTCTTGGATTAGGGTTTTGCTAGATTAGGGTTTTCATCTTCTTGTTTTCGGTTTTCTGGTTCGAGTTTTCTTGCATGGTTTGCTACTGAATTGTCATTTGAGAGAGGTGAATTTTTGAGCATGGATGAACGTAAGAAATCGGGGGGGTGATGTGCATGCTGGTCGTTATAAGCCGCCATTCTCATCTGCTTCGATTCAGGGTTTAGCTTCGAGAGTTGTTGACATTGAGGGCAAAACCCTAGTGCCGTAGCGGGGGGTTTTTCCTTCTACTAATCACGAGCAGGGTAAGTTTAATGTAATTGATGAGTTAACAAAAATTATCATTCCAGTTTCGGAGGGATCTATTCAGCATGAGCAAAAATCTGATGATGTTCTGAGTCAAAACAAGGGGGATGATGTGATCAAACCTGTATCATATGCTGAATCGGTTATAAATGCTAATAATCGGAAGATTAATTTTAGATCTCTCGCTAGTTCTGATCGGCGTGAGGACTGTGATGTGGTTTTACCGAAAGATTCTGTTCGTGTTGTTACGGACAAACTTGCCATCACGTTGTATAGGTATTTCTTGGGAGATCGGATCGCTTATCCGGTGGTTGATTACTTTGTGAAGAATAACTGGAAAAAGTATGGGCTGCAAAAATCCATGATGAACGCTAAcgggtttttctttttcaagtttgctGATCGGTCGGGTATGATGTCCGTTCTCAAGGAGGGTCCATGGATTATTAGATCTCAACCTATGTTTTTCTGTGAATGGACACCGAGTACAAAGCTGGTTAAATCGGAGGTAAAGAAAGTCCAATTATGGGTTAAAATTCATGATGTTCCTCTAGCTGCTTATACAGAGGATGGCCTTAGTTTGATTGCCACAGCAATTGGTGAACCAAAGTTGCTTGACTCCTATACCACTTCGATGTGCCTGGATTCCTGGGGTCGAAGCAGTTATGCTAGGGCCTTGATCGAAGTGTCGGCTGACAAAAAGCTTAAAGAGGAGATAACAATGGCTGTTTCGGACCTCCAAGGTGAAGGGTATGTTAAGGAGACCATGTATGTAGAATATGAATGGAACCCTCATAGGTGCTGTTGTGTGTTTGGCCATGCTGATGATCATTGTCCAAAGCAACCAAGAAAGATGGTTAAACAAAACAATGGGGATAAGCAAAATAAACCGTTTGATTCTGGAAAACAATATGACAAAAGGctggttgttgatgatgaagggTATATGGGTGTTCAAGCTAAGAAAGCGGCTCGGAAGGC is from Helianthus annuus cultivar XRQ/B chromosome 9, HanXRQr2.0-SUNRISE, whole genome shotgun sequence and encodes:
- the LOC110874320 gene encoding uncharacterized protein LOC110874320, with amino-acid sequence MQGGCIADTGSCGTGFDSASGSVRTKKFRTKGSELADRKAEKNKAMPRAPSIRCSSIDEALSLSSRARCNKG
- the LOC118481733 gene encoding uncharacterized protein LOC118481733 gives rise to the protein MDELSEGSIQHEQKSDDVLSQNKGDDVIKPVSYAESVINANNRKINFRSLASSDRREDCDVVLPKDSVRVVTDKLAITLYRYFLGDRIAYPVVDYFVKNNWKKYGLQKSMMNANGFFFFKFADRSGMMSVLKEGPWIIRSQPMFFCEWTPSTKLVKSEVKKVQLWVKIHDVPLAAYTEDGLSLIATAIGEPKLLDSYTTSMCLDSWGRSSYARALIEVSADKKLKEEITMAVSDLQGEGYVKETMYVEYEWNPHRCCCVFGHADDHCPKQPRKMVKQNNGDKQNKPFDSGKQYDKRLVVDDEGYMGVQAKKAARKAGFPVNKQKMKFEYRPVGPKPKETNNKSGPSNSVFTQNPFSVLNSVDNLEAGESSKGRGGEQQVSDDEEVLEGYNETDEFMVEGTRNPHKKQGASTPSQGVSNG